Proteins co-encoded in one Desulfitobacterium hafniense DCB-2 genomic window:
- a CDS encoding autorepressor SdpR family transcription factor, with translation MSPLNETFKALSDKTRRQILKLLRAGDLTAGEIADHFDMTKPSISHHLNMLKQADLISDRRQGQNIYYTLNTSVFEGIMGWFLEFTGKQPEELEFFPDDHDSDETPQKTARARK, from the coding sequence ATGTCTCCGCTCAATGAAACCTTTAAAGCCCTCTCAGACAAAACACGCCGTCAGATTCTTAAACTCCTGCGGGCCGGAGATTTAACAGCCGGAGAAATCGCCGATCATTTTGATATGACCAAACCAAGCATTTCCCATCATTTAAATATGCTGAAGCAGGCTGATCTCATCAGCGATCGAAGGCAGGGACAGAATATCTATTACACTCTTAATACTTCCGTCTTCGAAGGCATTATGGGTTGGTTTCTGGAATTTACAGGCAAGCAGCCTGAAGAATTGGAGTTTTTTCCTGATGACCACGATTCTGATGAAACTCCACAGAAGACAGCCAGGGCCCGAAAGTAG